From Candidatus Polarisedimenticolaceae bacterium, a single genomic window includes:
- a CDS encoding 3-hydroxyacyl-CoA dehydrogenase family protein, with product MKVIAVIGSGTMGNGIAQVAAQAGWSVALCDANPEALQKALGTIKKSLERLAEKGKLAEAPPTIWDRIRTTAAIETAVGNADLVVEAVPESIDLKRRIFEAIDGAAPAHAVLASNTSSLSIASIAEAVSRRDRVVGMHFFNPVPVMALLEVVRAKETSEETVAFAVATGLAMGKEPIVVRDMPGFATSRLGVLLGLEAMRMLEQGVANASDIDKAMTLGYRHPMGPLQLTDLVGLDVRLAIAEHLHRELASEAFRPPEILRRMVAEGKLGKKSGRGFYTWEGDKAS from the coding sequence TTGAAGGTCATCGCGGTCATCGGCTCGGGAACGATGGGGAACGGCATCGCCCAGGTCGCGGCGCAGGCGGGTTGGTCGGTCGCGTTGTGCGACGCGAACCCGGAGGCCCTGCAGAAAGCCCTCGGCACGATCAAGAAGAGCCTCGAGCGCCTAGCCGAGAAGGGGAAGCTCGCGGAGGCGCCGCCGACGATCTGGGACCGCATCCGCACCACCGCGGCGATCGAGACGGCCGTCGGCAACGCGGACCTCGTCGTCGAGGCGGTCCCCGAGTCGATCGACCTCAAGCGCCGGATCTTCGAGGCGATCGACGGGGCGGCCCCCGCGCATGCCGTTCTCGCGTCGAACACGTCGTCCCTGTCGATCGCGTCGATCGCGGAGGCGGTCTCGCGGCGCGACCGGGTCGTCGGCATGCATTTCTTCAACCCGGTTCCCGTCATGGCGCTCCTCGAGGTCGTCCGCGCGAAGGAGACCTCGGAGGAAACCGTCGCCTTCGCCGTCGCGACCGGACTGGCGATGGGGAAGGAGCCGATCGTCGTCCGGGACATGCCGGGGTTCGCGACGAGCCGGCTGGGTGTCCTACTCGGACTCGAGGCGATGCGGATGCTCGAGCAGGGGGTCGCCAACGCCTCCGACATCGACAAGGCGATGACCCTCGGGTATCGCCATCCGATGGGGCCGCTCCAGCTCACCGACCTCGTCGGCCTGGACGTACGCCTCGCGATCGCCGAGCACCTCCACCGCGAGCTCGCCTCCGAGGCCTTCCGGCCGCCGGAGATCCTGAGACGCATGGTCGCGGAGGGGAAACTCGGGAAGAAGTCGGGCCGAGGGTTCTACACGTGGGAAGGGGACAAGGCGTCATGA
- a CDS encoding 4Fe-4S dicluster domain-containing protein, producing the protein MRRKPEVTLSDEVRATLPRVNVDDLLSTVKFYVDEDSAHISIRDHGVCEKCAKQPCLTFCPVSVYTLDREGKVMVGYQACVECGSCRIGCPFGNIRWDLPRGGYGVAYKFG; encoded by the coding sequence ATGCGCAGGAAACCCGAGGTCACCCTCTCCGACGAGGTCCGCGCGACGTTGCCCCGCGTGAACGTCGACGATCTGCTCAGCACGGTGAAGTTCTACGTGGACGAGGATTCCGCGCACATCTCGATCCGCGACCACGGCGTGTGCGAGAAGTGCGCGAAGCAGCCGTGCCTGACCTTCTGCCCGGTTTCCGTCTACACCCTCGACCGCGAGGGGAAGGTGATGGTCGGCTACCAGGCCTGCGTCGAGTGCGGCAGCTGCCGGATCGGCTGCCCGTTCGGGAACATCCGCTGGGACCTGCCCCGCGGCGGGTACGGCGTCGCCTACAAGTTCGGTTAG
- a CDS encoding FAD-dependent oxidoreductase, producing MSEIPRFDAIVVGAGPAGTSAAITLARAGLRTILIERGHFAGAKNFFGGVLYTHALADVLPDFWERKPPFERPVTEQGYWLLSPDSVVRLMHKSQHYQQEPASAYTALRANFDAWFAQQAAELGVLLITKTTVTECVRDGNGRVIGVRTDRPDGEVHAPVVIVSEGVNNLVTQDLGLAKSDLPPRFVALAVKELIALPRKELESRFNLGGPKEGVAIDIFGDATLGLPGTAFLYTDQQAISIGVGMLLGEFVKHRVKPYEVLARFKKHPVIQPYVAGGETLEYGAHLIPEFGYDRMPALAADGVLVAGDAAGMVDAMHREGTNLAMTAGRLAGETAIEAHRQGDFSGAFLRSYRKKLEDSFVLKDLRQYRRMTDFLDQSPHFMGTYVNYLNEAALKYFNSHGIPKRDMEKQIFDLLWKRRSIFGVAKDLMGLRSGMRG from the coding sequence TTGTCTGAGATCCCGAGGTTCGACGCGATCGTCGTGGGCGCGGGGCCGGCGGGGACCTCGGCCGCGATCACCCTGGCGCGCGCGGGGCTGCGCACGATCCTGATCGAGCGCGGCCACTTCGCGGGGGCCAAGAACTTCTTCGGCGGGGTGCTCTACACGCACGCGCTCGCGGACGTGTTGCCCGACTTCTGGGAGCGCAAGCCCCCGTTCGAGCGCCCGGTCACCGAGCAGGGGTACTGGCTCCTTTCCCCCGACAGCGTCGTGCGGCTCATGCACAAGAGCCAGCATTACCAGCAGGAGCCCGCGTCGGCGTACACGGCGCTGCGCGCGAACTTCGACGCGTGGTTCGCGCAGCAGGCCGCCGAGCTCGGGGTGTTGCTCATCACCAAGACGACGGTCACCGAGTGCGTTCGCGACGGGAACGGGCGGGTGATCGGCGTGCGGACCGACCGTCCCGACGGGGAGGTCCACGCCCCCGTCGTCATCGTCTCCGAAGGGGTGAACAACCTCGTCACCCAGGATCTCGGGCTCGCCAAGAGCGACCTCCCGCCGCGTTTCGTGGCGCTCGCGGTGAAAGAGCTGATCGCGCTCCCGCGCAAGGAGCTCGAGAGCCGCTTCAACCTCGGCGGGCCCAAGGAAGGCGTCGCGATCGACATCTTCGGCGACGCGACCCTGGGCCTCCCCGGGACCGCGTTCCTCTACACCGACCAGCAGGCGATCTCGATCGGCGTCGGCATGCTCCTCGGGGAATTCGTCAAGCACCGCGTGAAGCCCTACGAGGTGCTCGCCCGCTTCAAGAAGCACCCCGTGATCCAACCCTACGTCGCGGGGGGCGAGACCCTCGAATACGGCGCCCACCTGATCCCCGAGTTCGGTTACGACCGCATGCCCGCCCTCGCCGCGGACGGCGTGCTCGTCGCGGGAGACGCGGCCGGGATGGTGGACGCGATGCACCGCGAGGGGACCAACCTCGCGATGACCGCCGGTCGACTCGCGGGGGAAACGGCCATCGAGGCGCACCGCCAGGGGGATTTCTCGGGGGCGTTCCTGAGGTCGTACCGCAAGAAGCTCGAGGACAGCTTCGTCCTGAAGGACCTCCGCCAGTACCGGCGCATGACCGATTTCCTCGACCAGAGCCCGCACTTCATGGGCACCTACGTGAACTATCTCAACGAGGCCGCGCTGAAGTACTTCAACTCGCACGGCATCCCGAAACGCGACATGGAAAAGCAGATCTTCGACCTGCTCTGGAAGCGCCGCTCGATCTTCGGCGTCGCGAAGGACCTCATGGGGCTGCGCTCCGGGATGCGAGGCTGA
- a CDS encoding protein kinase produces MSDAPAPGDRLGHFRLVSELGRGGFGVVFLADDVDIPGRQVAVKTLRPGVVDAEALRREASALAVLRHPNILVVHEVGESPFGLHLAAEFAPGGTLAARIARRELAREEVLPIARACADALASAHARGVVHRDFKPGNVLIDEHGIPKVADFGIALRSGPGTASGGPDEGTITLAWEGGSTIVGTPFYLAPEVLEGSGASPASDQFSFGVALHEMLAGRRPFDPAGGIRATLADPSIDASIPADLRRIVARCLAKDPRARFPDLHAVVEALDAAIRRRSRERRRLRRLAIAFAATLCVLAGGFFGMRAWRTASARHLNETGSAAMVRGDRDAAREAFVAAHSADPRYLPACANVGTLASLEASPTWAVTLLRDCAATFPEADVVHYNLGAALRATGDLAGAEASLARALDLAGRGPLRSLVVNEIARIEVARGRAAQALARLEGERPFPATAEGTILEKTVGLAALESGDPARATRALSRAIDAGLPEAQRPEAWVLLGRAHEALGRLDEARAAYAQALLAGATGEDERRAREGLTRIAR; encoded by the coding sequence GTGAGCGACGCCCCGGCTCCCGGCGACCGTCTCGGACACTTCCGTCTCGTGTCGGAGCTGGGCCGCGGCGGGTTCGGCGTCGTGTTCCTCGCCGACGACGTGGACATCCCCGGACGTCAGGTGGCGGTCAAGACGCTCCGGCCGGGGGTCGTCGACGCCGAAGCGCTCCGGCGCGAGGCGTCCGCGCTCGCGGTCCTGCGTCATCCGAACATCCTGGTGGTGCACGAGGTCGGCGAATCCCCGTTCGGCCTCCACCTCGCCGCGGAATTCGCCCCGGGCGGGACGCTCGCCGCGCGGATCGCCCGCCGCGAGCTCGCGCGGGAGGAGGTGCTGCCGATCGCGCGGGCGTGCGCCGACGCGCTCGCCTCGGCCCATGCGCGCGGGGTCGTCCACCGCGACTTCAAGCCCGGAAACGTGCTGATCGACGAGCACGGGATCCCGAAGGTCGCCGACTTCGGGATCGCGCTTCGCTCGGGACCGGGGACGGCGTCGGGGGGGCCGGACGAGGGAACGATCACGCTGGCGTGGGAGGGGGGCTCGACGATCGTCGGCACGCCGTTCTACCTGGCCCCGGAGGTCCTCGAGGGCTCCGGGGCGTCCCCCGCCTCCGACCAGTTCTCCTTCGGCGTCGCGTTGCACGAGATGCTCGCCGGGCGACGGCCCTTCGACCCCGCGGGGGGGATCCGGGCGACGCTCGCGGACCCTTCGATCGACGCGTCGATCCCCGCGGACCTGCGCCGGATCGTCGCGCGTTGCCTGGCGAAGGACCCTCGGGCGCGTTTCCCCGACCTCCATGCGGTCGTCGAGGCCCTCGACGCCGCGATCCGCCGCCGATCGCGGGAAAGGCGACGTCTGCGGCGCTTGGCGATCGCATTCGCGGCGACGCTTTGCGTGCTCGCCGGCGGGTTCTTCGGGATGCGGGCGTGGCGGACCGCCTCGGCCCGGCACCTCAACGAGACCGGGAGCGCCGCGATGGTGCGCGGCGACCGCGATGCCGCGCGGGAGGCCTTCGTCGCGGCGCACTCCGCCGATCCGCGCTACCTCCCCGCGTGCGCCAACGTCGGGACGTTGGCCTCGCTCGAGGCGTCGCCGACGTGGGCGGTGACGCTCCTGCGGGACTGCGCGGCGACGTTTCCGGAGGCCGACGTGGTGCACTACAACCTCGGCGCGGCCCTGAGGGCGACCGGCGACCTCGCCGGAGCGGAGGCGAGCCTCGCCCGCGCGCTCGACCTCGCGGGGCGCGGCCCGCTGCGCTCGCTCGTCGTCAACGAGATCGCGCGGATCGAAGTGGCGCGCGGGCGGGCGGCGCAGGCCCTCGCGCGCCTCGAGGGAGAGCGGCCGTTCCCGGCGACGGCCGAGGGGACGATCCTCGAGAAGACCGTGGGGCTCGCCGCGCTCGAGTCGGGGGATCCCGCTCGCGCGACGAGGGCGCTGTCGCGGGCGATCGATGCGGGGCTTCCCGAGGCGCAGCGCCCGGAGGCCTGGGTCCTGCTCGGCCGTGCGCACGAGGCGCTCGGCCGGCTCGACGAGGCCAGGGCCGCGTACGCGCAGGCGCTCCTGGCCGGCGCGACCGGGGAAGACGAACGCCGGGCCCGGGAAGGGCTCACCCGAATCGCGCGGTGA